The nucleotide window CTGGAGCGGTTGGGGTTGAAGTTTCAGCGCTACGTTGATAAAGACAATGAACAGCTTGCTGTGTACGCTATCAATATTCAGTAATTGTTGAGGGAAGCAGATCTGTATTTGTGCGCCTTTACGGTTTCCCGTAGGAGCAACTCCATAAATACGGGAAAAACACCCTCTTTTGTTTTTTCGGCGCCTACTATCTTTATTCTGATAAGTCCCTTATTACCACCAAAAACAAACTGAGTATGAAATTTATTTTGCTGATGATAGCTGCAATTTGCAGTGTTAAATCATTAAAAAGCCAGGAGACGAATGCGATAATTGTAAATGGAAATTACTATTTTAATTATGCTTCTGTGGAAGCTGTCAATGCGATTGATGGGTCATCATATAAAAATAAGAACTTTAGGATAGATGCTATTAGAAGTGAAATTGAAGGTTCAAAATACAAATTAACAGTTAGTAGAATTGAAGGCGATTTAGTTTATTTCACCTTCTCGAAATTTAGCACTGCCGCTATAAATAAATTGATAAATAATTCGGAGTCGGATAAAAAAGTGGAGTATAGTATACCCAAGGATGTTTTCTTACGTAATATTAAACCTTTGTACAACCGTATAGATTGGAGAGTAGGAGCATTTACTGTTCCTTTTAAACTTCGATTTGATGATTTTAATTTCGACGCTAACGTAAACATAGGTACCAATGTTGGAGCAAGAATAAGATTCAATAGGGAAATTGAAGATGGTTTCGCATTAGAGCCGATTTTTGGTGTGGGTTTAGCCAGTATTAAACTGGATGATGCAAACAGTATTGTGGCGGCAGCAACTAATGTAAGTGCATTTAGTGTAAACACTGGAGTATTAATACATATTTCTAATGGCATAAATATCGGGATAACATACGGGCTTGATCAATTAATTACTTACGATCAAAAAAAATATGGCTGGAAACACAATGGTAATGCGTGGCTAGGTGTAGGAATAAACGTAAATTTTTCCAGCAGCGCTAAAAACACAGGAAACGCTTCTTCTAACTAAAAGCACAGAACGTAATGGAAGGTGTTGAACCTTATTATTTGAGCACTACGGTTTCCCGTAAAAAAGGCATGTAGCCCCACCATAAATTTGAAGCCGTATAAACTATAATATGGCACAGCGCAAACAATACAACCTCAATACGAAATACGGCCGGCGCAAAGCCCGCGAGCAGGCTCAGTATAATTACGATAACGGCACCCGGGAGTACCGCGATGATATTGACCGTATGAAAACCATTGCCTGGCTGGTGATCATAGTGATTGCGATTATAGTAGGAGCGATCATTTACTCTGTTTCGGGTACAGCTGGATTAGTGAAATGGCTGAAATAGGAAATACGGGAAAAATACCCCCTTTATCATTTGATGATGTTTGTTTATTTTTATGGCTGTGCCAAAACGGACTGAACATGAATGATTCTTAGCGAGCAACAAACGCACATTTTTTCTAAATTGTTTGTAAGTGCTTAAAATACTAACAAACGGGTAATAGTAAAAAAAGATTTTGACAATCAATAGACAACAAAACAATTTGGCACATATTCGAGTTGCCTACAAGCCTATTGACACCTTCAATTTTAAAAGCATCATTCATAATGCAAGACCTTATACATGGAGCAAAATGGTGGAAGTTCGATTTTCACAATCACACTCCAAAGTCAAACGACTTTGGAAAAGGTGACGCTGGTCACATGGCAATCACACCAGAGAACTGGTTGCTTATGTATATGAACGCAGGCATTGACTGTGTTGCAATTACAGACCATAATTCAGGAGAATGGATTGACACTTTGAAATCAGCCTTGGCAGAAATGGAAAATGCAGACCCTAAACCAACAGGTTACAGAAAATTATTTCTATTCCCTGGAGTTGAAATTTCTGCATCGGGAAACATTCACATTTTAACATTGTTTGATCCAAGTGCAGGAACGGCAAATGTGCAAGCCCTTTTAGGTGCCGTAAGATTTCCAGCAGCACACATCGGAACAACAGATGCAGTTTCTCCAGACAGCGTTGAGGATGTAATCAATGCAATTCATGCCGCAGGTGCAATCGCAATACCTGCCCATGTGGATAAAGCAAGTGGAGTATTCACACTGACAGGTCATACATTCACACAGGCAATAAAGACTGAAGGACTACTTGCTATCGAAGTTATTGATAAAACGATAGACAAACCCGAACTCTACATACAAGCCAAGTTACACTTAGCGGAAATAATTGGAACAGACAGCCACATTGCAGCACAAGTTGGAACAAATTACACTTGGGTCAAAATGGGAGAACCTTCTTTAGATGCTCTCAAACTTGCATTGCATGACAAAGAGGACGGAATAATTCGTAAGGATGAAATTGCCATTGACCCGAACACAATTTCAAATCGTTACTTCATAAAATCAATTACCGTTTCAAGTGGGTTCAAAGCAGGAAATGGCACACCACTTAAAACAGAGTTGAGCCCTTGGCTGACTTCCATAATTGGTGGAAGGGGATCAGGTAAATCAACCGTTATTAATTATTTGCGAATTGCATTAGCAAGGATTGAAGAAATGCCTGTTGAAGTTCAAGCGGAGTTTGATAAGTTCAATCAAATCGGCAGAAAGAATGGAACTGGAATGCTAAGAAATGAAACATCAATTGAAGTAGAAGTTTTTAAAGATGGGAAACTCCACCTGATAAAATGGAACAGTTCAATTCACACACTACAAGAGTGGAATACTACATCAGGAAATTGGGATGCAGCAACAACAGTTTCAAACATTCAAGAGCTTTTTCCGATTCAGATTTTCAGTCAGAAAGAACTTTATGCTTTAACGGGCAATCCATCTAAACTAATTGAGTTGATTGATTCGCAGTTTGACAAACCCACTTGGACTGAGGTAAAAGATAATTTAGTAAACAGGTGGATAGCAGAAAGAGCAACAAGACGACAACTTCGCTTTGCCATTTCAGAAGAATCAAATATAAGAGCACAACTTGGTTCCGTAAATAATAAAATTTCATTGTATGAAAGTTCTGCTTACAGAGACACTTTAAATAACTTCAATAAACTAACTGCAACCAATAAATTTTTTACAGACACCAGTGAGACTGTTTCGCAGTTCATTTCTCAATTAGAAGAACTGGAACGAGCAGTTCCAAACATTGAAGCCCCTGAAGGCATAAATGATGTTGTGGTTGATAATTCATTGCAATTTATTGAAGCGATGAATATTGCTTTGGCAGCAGTAAAAGCAAAACTTGCAGAAGCAATTTTACTTATTACACCGTACAAAGAAAATCTATCTGAACAGTTCAACACCCTTCCTTGGTTTGGACAATTTGAAGCAGCCAAACAAGCGTATGCTAGCATAGCAGGCAGCATTCAGGAGTTAGGAACGGAATCGTATGAAACGTTAATTCAAAGAAGAGCAACACTGAATGATAAACTTTCTTTAATTGAAAATCAGAAATTGGAGCTTGCTACTTTGAATGCAAGCCTTGAATTTCTTTACACTTCAATCATTGAAAAGGAAAAAGAATTAAGAATAAAACGAAAAGAAGTAATTGACCGATGGAAAGCAATTGACGATACAAACAATCCTTTTCTTATTATTGAACTGCAGCCAATGGCTGATACAGAAAATGCAGACGAAACATTCAGAGAACTGCTAAGAAAATCCGGCGGAGAATTTTCAAATGACATTTACGGGTATAGTGAAGATGACGGAAACAGTTGGGGAGTAATTTCAAGAATTATTAGCGAAGAAGAAACAACAAGATGGGAAAAAAGGAAAAGGGAATTGGAAGAATTTCTTTCGGCGACTGAATCGGATAAGAAAACTCTTGATTTGCGTTTAGCAAGGCATCTTGATTATCTCAAACAAAATACTCCTGAGGATATCGACCGACTGCTTGTGTGGGTTCCAGAGGACAAACTTGTTCTAAAATTCAGGAAACAAGGTAGGGAAGAAGATATTCAAGCAGGTTCAGCGGGGGAGAGAACAGCAGGAATGTTAGGGCTACTATTGGCCCTAAATGACATTCCGTTAATTATTGACCAGCCAGAAGATGATTTAGACACAAAGCTCATTTCAAATTTTGTTGTTGAAGGGTTCAAAAAATTGAAACAAAAAAGACAGTTAGTTATTGTAACGCACAATCCTAACCTTGCTGTCAATGCAAATTCCGACAATGTTGTTCATATGGATTTTGTTTCGGGTCAGGTAGTCAAAGCAGGTAACAATGCTTTACAAGACAAGCAAATTAGAAATGCAGTGTGTGAAGTTATGGAAGGTGGTAGAGATGCGTTAGATAAAAGATATTATAGAATTTCAAAAGCGCTAAAGTAGTAAATGCTGGACGACACGGCAGCAAGCTATGCAGGCAACATGGTGTTTGCTGCTATACTGGCTAACTAGTAGATCCTCGTATTTTTGTTCGCTATCAGCGGTTCGTTATACTGTACTGTTAACGGAGAACGGCTAAACGAATCTCTCTGGATGAGAGAACTAAATCCCCGCCTGATCGATAACCCTCAACCTGAAGTAGTGGCTAAAAGACTTCATGCGTATTTGTTGACGGACAGCGTACCCAGAACAAAGAATGCCGTTAATCATATTATTCATAATTTGTTTGAAGTGTGATAGTGGTTTTTCTGTAAGTAATTCCACTTTGAAATTTCCAAAATTGCAGAAGATTCCATGGCCTCGTTACGGCTTTCCGTAAAAACTTTTCCTGTAAGTATAAGATGTTTGCGATCTAAAATTTTTTTTATGCAAAGCTTATCCGGACAAGTATCAAGAGAAGAGGTAATTAAAGACGTCAAATTATACCTGGCAAACGACTGGAATTTAAAGGAAGAAACACCAGAGTATTTTTTATTAGCAAGAAACGAAGCATCAACTGCAGTACATATTTTGCTGGCTTTATTTTTTTGGTGGTTGGCCTTTGTGCCTAACATCGTTTACCACTTTGCAAAAAAGAAGACAAAGAAAATCTTGAAGTAAACTCAACCAAGTTAGCTGGTTATTTCCTCTTCCTTTTTAACCTCTGAACTTCCAGTTCTACCTTCTTCATAAACTCAGAGAGTGAAATATTATAATAGTCGCACAAGAGGCTAAGGCTGCCGATAGAAATATTGGTCTTGATTTTTATCTCGGTCATTACCTCTTCCTGACTTGGAGCGGGGCTACGCGCTTCTCTCAGTTGCTTGGCAACAACAGCTATTCCGGTTAATAAATCGCTATTTCTATATTGTGACATTCGTAGGCTAGCTAATGCTTCTATTATTCAGTAGTCAATATCTTAAACCCCAAAATACTTTTCGAAGACAACTTATAGGTTTTAGCAATTTCAATTAAAGTACTGAATTGAATATCCACTTCGCCCTTTTCAATTTTACCCAGCTTGCTGTTATCCAATTCCGAGTTGTAGGAAAAGGCCAAAAGGTTTTTTTCCTTCAATACTTCTTCACGGTGCTTTTTTAAGTAAGCACCAAACTCTTTTCTGATCTTTAGTATTTCATCATCCGCCATTATAAATTAAAGGTGGCAACAAGTCAAAAAAATATTTGGTCGAATTAGACCAATGTTGTAATTAGTAGTTATAAAAATAATAGCTAAGCTATTCACTGAGTCTTACTAGCGAAACGTAGGAAATTTCAAATTATTACAGGACGGTAAGTGATAGGCTCGTACATTTATGGTGCGGGCCCTCTTATCTGTACTATGGTCTCCTACGACCTCGCTAGTTGGTAAGTTGGGTTCGCACTTTTTTATGCATCCATCTCACCAGCGAGACTCATCCACCACAAACCAGGATGAGTATGAAAACACCCAATAATACCGTTGCTAATACAAGCACTCACAGCCGGGCGCCTCCTGTAAAGTATTGATAGCATTAGTTCTTTGACAGGATTGTTTTTTGGGGCGATAGCGGCATGGCATTGCGAATGAATGCCCTTCGTCAAGCTCTCCAAAGGAGTCCCTCGGACAGGGTGACATTTGGGGAATGTACGGCAGCGTTGTCAGGCTGAGCTTGACGAAGCCTTGCGCGTTGACGGACAGACATGATAAAGGAATAAGGAAGTTAAGCATCTCGACCTTTAATGGGAGATCTCTCCGCGCGCTCCTCCGTCGCTTGGTCTCCAAAGGAGTCCTTTGGACGAAATAACGATTGGGAGAGGGATGCAGGACCGGCCTTGATGCACGAGCGTTAAGAAAATGGATGGAGCGAAACGGCAAAAATGCCCACTGTTCGAGCCCGCGGTATCACTGTAAATATTACGGTCTACGTAGCGAGTTTGGGCATTTTAGTGAAGTGTAGTCCATCTTTAGCAAGGGCATCACAGCCTTGACTTTTTGCTCCACTTTTGTGTTAAGACAAAAGTGGAAAAAGCAGTTTGCGAAGCAGATGACGAAATGAAAAGTTAGGCTGAACGAGCATACGACTTCTAACAGGAGATTTCTCCACGCGCTCCACTACGTTGCGCTTGGTCGAAACGACGATAGGGAAGGGGCTACGGTCTCCGAAAAGGCCTCAAGGCGGACTAGTACGAAACTTCGGGATTGGTTCTTTTGCCTGCCCGGACGATACGGACGGGTGGCAATGGCAAAAGAACGGAAAAAGAAACGGGGAGAGGGTTTGTCTTCGTAACAGGGGATTTCTCCACGCGCTCCACTACGTTGCGCTTGGTCGAAACGACGATAGAAACAGGCAATGGCCTCCGTAAAAAATTTCCTTGAAGTGTATTTGAACCTTTGGACGAGACGCTCCGTGCTGTCAGGCTGAGCTCGACGAAGTTTGGATGCCCTTCGTCAAGCTCTCCAAAGGAGTCCCTTGGACAGGGCGACATTTCGTTTAATGAAGCTTAGTTTCCTCCAAAAATAAATGGAATAAAATAGCGAAGCAGCAAACACTATTTACGTTTCTTCTTTTTCTTTTCTGTTTCGTAAGGCGTTTCCTCATCCGCAGCAAGGGATAACTGCTCGGCAGGGTTCAGGTCGGCACAAACATACTCCAGCAAATTGCCGGGATCAACACCAATAGCCAATGCTATCAAATACAATTCCTCCGCCCGTAAATGACTGCGATCATTCAGCGTTAGTTCGTTCATGCGGGCCTTGGATAACCCGGCTTTGCGTGCTGCTTCCGACTTGTTTACAGAACGCTGCGACAAAAACAATCCTAATTTAGTCATTGACCTTAAGCGTTTTAGATGTCAAAATTCACACTATAAAGTTAATTTAAAAAAATACCCACTTCATAGGTTGAAAATAAAAAATAATTCTATACCTTAGTGTAGAATTTCTATACGAATATTCGTTTAACCTATGCTAAAAACACAGTTATGTTAACACCATTACATCAACAGGCCGTGGCACCGCCACCCCTATGCCCTGTTTTCGATGAGGCCAAATGGCTTCGCGTGCTATTTACCATTAGTGATACCGAGCAATGGCTGCAGGAGCAGCAGGTACAGCATCTCTACCACCTGCCGCTTAAACATCATAAAAAGCTGCTGCGCAAAAGCTGGTACCTGGGCGCTTCCACCCTGGCCCATATTGTAGAAAGGCATTACTACAAAATCTCCCGGCACCCGGCCACGGGTAAGTTTACCATCGATATCCCGTATATCATTGCCCATATCCGCGATGCATTTCAACAACAGCCGGAGCCAATACCACAAAGCAGCAACCTGCAAAGGGTTTGGGATACCGGCGAGCCTATCGGTTATGATGATAAAGGCAATACCGTGTCTGTACTCACCGTAGTGTCTGATGCCGCAGGTAGCATTATTACGGCGTTTCCGGGCTATATCCATCAATCTTTAACCTAAATCTATGAAGTGCGTATAAAAATCAGCTAGCTACAATATAAACCAGGCAATGATGATTTTTATGCGACTTCCCTGTCTGCTGACAGGCAGACATCTGACCATTTTAAAATAAAAAAATAACAGATGAAAAAGCACCATTTATACCCCGGTTATCTGCTAAACCGCATTGCGGCCAACCATAGCGGCAACCCGGCCAAGGCCGATCCCATACAAGTGCTGAAAGTATTTTTTGATTATGCCGGACGCGCCGAACAAATAAAGGCTTTCGATGATTTTGCCGCGCTGCATTAAAAGACAGCTATAGCTGGCAACACGGTAGCCCGGCCAATGCCCTGCACTATGGCGAGCAGCTGGAGCTGTTGGTAGAAGCCTGTTACCTGTTGCATCAACAGGCGGGGCAGTATGCATCAAAGCCTCACAACCTGGTTGCAGTGCCGGTAACCGAATTCCCCATGTTGCTTACTTCAAAGGAGTTTGGCAACCCTATGGCTTTCCTGGCTGATTTTTTTGAAAAGCGGTCTTTACGCCGCTGGAAGCAATGGCTGCACCTGTTTACTACAGCCGCCTTATCAAACGGGTCGGTGGCCGAGGAAATGGATGCCACACATATTTTTATATTCATCCAGTACCTGAAGAAGCTGGTGTATGCCGCATCGCGGCTGCTGGCGCTGCAGGAAGGGTAGTAACAACATTATTGCCGGATCGATTACCGAAAGGCGGCCTGTGTTGGGTGTTGTATCAACCCCTTGTAAACAGGTCGCTCATGGTAACCTCGGCCTGCACACGCCCGGTAAAATGTTCGTTTTTCTTTACGCCAAACGTAGTGATCAGCGTAGGGAAAATGGTTTTGCGGGTTTGGGTTTGTCCGGTAAATACGGCCACTTTTTGCTGCACTTGTGGATGGTTTTTACATTATTTATATTTGTCCATAAAGGCATAAAAAACTTAGTTGCGGACAGATATAAAAACTTATAATTGTCCATAACTCCCTTTTTGCAATGGCATTTCCTGGTGTTTTTGATCGTATGGCTATTGCTGTAACCATTTGAATTGTAGTATATTTATTGCTTTCATCACCCTCTAGTTTATGAAAATAATAGATATGCGATTGATAAAACCAGCCCTGCTATTGGCGTTTACCGTTTGCTACAGTATGGTGCTGGCTCAAAAAAGGCCGGCTGTGCTTCGTCATGATATTCCGCTGGATTCTATTCGCTTAAGCGATCCCTTCATACTGGCCGATAAAAAAACCGCCACTTATTATATGACCGGTACCGGCGGCGGTTTATGGAAAAGTAAAGATCTGAAAACCTGGACCGGCCCGTACCGGGTAGTGCAGGTGGATACCAATTCATGGATGGGTCCGAGACCGATGATATGGGCTGCTGAATTGCATGAGTATAAAGGGAGGTATTATAATTTCGCTACGTTTACCAACCAAAAGGTAATGATTGATACCGTAAAGGGAAACCCGATTGAACGCAGGGCCAGCCATGTGCTGGTGAGCGACCAGCCCGATGGTCCGTATGTGCCCATGAAGGATAGCACTTATTTACCTGCTAATATGCCGACCCTGGACGGGACGTTTTGGGTAGATAAAGATCAGAAGCCTTATATGGTATATTGTTACGAGTGGCTGCAGAA belongs to Niabella yanshanensis and includes:
- a CDS encoding TrlF family AAA-like ATPase encodes the protein MQDLIHGAKWWKFDFHNHTPKSNDFGKGDAGHMAITPENWLLMYMNAGIDCVAITDHNSGEWIDTLKSALAEMENADPKPTGYRKLFLFPGVEISASGNIHILTLFDPSAGTANVQALLGAVRFPAAHIGTTDAVSPDSVEDVINAIHAAGAIAIPAHVDKASGVFTLTGHTFTQAIKTEGLLAIEVIDKTIDKPELYIQAKLHLAEIIGTDSHIAAQVGTNYTWVKMGEPSLDALKLALHDKEDGIIRKDEIAIDPNTISNRYFIKSITVSSGFKAGNGTPLKTELSPWLTSIIGGRGSGKSTVINYLRIALARIEEMPVEVQAEFDKFNQIGRKNGTGMLRNETSIEVEVFKDGKLHLIKWNSSIHTLQEWNTTSGNWDAATTVSNIQELFPIQIFSQKELYALTGNPSKLIELIDSQFDKPTWTEVKDNLVNRWIAERATRRQLRFAISEESNIRAQLGSVNNKISLYESSAYRDTLNNFNKLTATNKFFTDTSETVSQFISQLEELERAVPNIEAPEGINDVVVDNSLQFIEAMNIALAAVKAKLAEAILLITPYKENLSEQFNTLPWFGQFEAAKQAYASIAGSIQELGTESYETLIQRRATLNDKLSLIENQKLELATLNASLEFLYTSIIEKEKELRIKRKEVIDRWKAIDDTNNPFLIIELQPMADTENADETFRELLRKSGGEFSNDIYGYSEDDGNSWGVISRIISEEETTRWEKRKRELEEFLSATESDKKTLDLRLARHLDYLKQNTPEDIDRLLVWVPEDKLVLKFRKQGREEDIQAGSAGERTAGMLGLLLALNDIPLIIDQPEDDLDTKLISNFVVEGFKKLKQKRQLVIVTHNPNLAVNANSDNVVHMDFVSGQVVKAGNNALQDKQIRNAVCEVMEGGRDALDKRYYRISKALK
- a CDS encoding XRE family transcriptional regulator is translated as MSQYRNSDLLTGIAVVAKQLREARSPAPSQEEVMTEIKIKTNISIGSLSLLCDYYNISLSEFMKKVELEVQRLKRKRK
- a CDS encoding helix-turn-helix domain-containing protein; amino-acid sequence: MTKLGLFLSQRSVNKSEAARKAGLSKARMNELTLNDRSHLRAEELYLIALAIGVDPGNLLEYVCADLNPAEQLSLAADEETPYETEKKKKKRK
- a CDS encoding glycoside hydrolase family 43 protein; translation: MRLIKPALLLAFTVCYSMVLAQKRPAVLRHDIPLDSIRLSDPFILADKKTATYYMTGTGGGLWKSKDLKTWTGPYRVVQVDTNSWMGPRPMIWAAELHEYKGRYYNFATFTNQKVMIDTVKGNPIERRASHVLVSDQPDGPYVPMKDSTYLPANMPTLDGTFWVDKDQKPYMVYCYEWLQNWDGTIEKIELKPDLSGSVGKGHLLFKASASPWSKERDEKGNIIFNKVTDGPFLFNTQTGRLGMLWTSWIFNVYTQGVAYSESGTLDGPWVHEKEPITPPNFGHGMLFKTFEGKLLMSVHSHREDKPGQTIRIPHLFEVDDSGDRLVVGKEYRPGR